The following coding sequences are from one Ooceraea biroi isolate clonal line C1 chromosome 5, Obir_v5.4, whole genome shotgun sequence window:
- the LOC105285261 gene encoding oxysterol-binding protein-related protein 8 isoform X5: MSSQPIVVPGGDNHRPQVETHSVSVGGSVETFKTMTPPNVSRSLSQPADRQHRRSSIQAQSTPLPKLPSTESLSTSINITAGAPPASPGLSATGEGSQKVDNSSDKSLDSCKLTRKESYKAQRKNYRMEKKRVANELLSSFKDPTVIVMSDWLKVRGTLKSWTKLWCILKPGLLLLYKSPKTKSNHWVGTVLLNTCQVIERPSKKDGFCFKLFHPLEQSIWAPRGPEKEAIGAVVQPLPTSYLIFRAPSQAAGKCWLDALELSLRCSSLIVRSTSALPRPLPHDTTTTHETQWSEADYEKHFDDHEYDTHQVVTLDPVYTSHTDLDDISQPENGVAADAEISASDSESEASAKEDQSSEPITETPYVANENEFLGTAGEVVTELQEEQKSLIWFLMKQVRPGMDLSKVVLPTFILEPRSFLEKLADSYYHADLLSQAVLEDDAFTRMKAVVKWYLSGFYKKPQGLKKPYNPLLGETFRCYWQHSNGSRTFYLAEQLSHHPPISGFYVTNRQDGFTISATIIAKSKFYGNSTSAVLDGVAVLTMLPRGEDYTMTIPYAHCKGILMGTLTMELGGKVTIICEKTGYHTDLEFKLKPFLGGAELMNQVVGRIRLGKETLATISGYWDGQILITDKRTGQESVFFNPTPEVRKKRLKKFTVPMECQGPWESEKLWHTVTLAINRDDQVAATEAKTGLEEAQRERAKERKRMGQEWVPKYFVQDIITGNWVYRHADVRPWDPRNDVVQYEENYVVRTKTRHKTPIMRTGSIVSSEPQSQTRISICTKLKNLELLRSKK, translated from the exons ATGAGTTCACAACCGATCGTGGTGCCCGGTGGAGATAATCACCGTCCCCAGGTGGAAACTCATTCTGTATCCGTTGGCGGCTCAGTGGAAACTTTTAAGACCATGACACCGCCAAACGTCAGCCGATCTCTCAGCC AACCAGCGGATCGACAACATCGACGAAGCAGCATCCAAGCACAGTCTACACCATTACCTAAACTTCCATCAACTGAGTCCCTTTCAACAAGCATAAATATTACAGCCGGTGCACCTCCAGCTTCTCCAG GACTCTCCGCTACGGGTGAAGGTAGTCAGAAGGTTGATAATTCATCAGATAAG TCATTGGACTCCTGCAAATTAACACGAAAGGAATCATACAAAGCTCAGAGAAAGAATTATCGAatggagaagaaaagagtagcTAATGAACTTTTAAGTTCGTTTAAAGATCCAACCGTTATCGTTATGAGTGATTGGTTAAAAGTTCGCGGTACTTTGAAAAGTTGGACCAAATTGTGGTGTATCCTAAAACCTGGATTGTTGTTACTGTACAAAAGTCCTAAAACAAAA AGTAATCATTGGGTAGGAACAGTACTACTTAATACGTGTCAAGTTATAGAACGTCCGAGTAAAAAGGATGGATTttgctttaaattatttcatccTTTGGAACAATCGATATGGGCTCCTCGAGGACCAGAAAAAGAAGCTATTG gtGCCGTTGTACAACCTTTGCCAACATCTTACTTAATTTTTCGAGCACCATCCCAAGCGGCAGGCAAATGTTGGTTAGACGCACTTGAATTATCGTTACGTTGTTCCTCGCTAATAGTGCGCTCGACAAGCGCATTACCGCGTCCTTTGCCACACGATACAACCACCACTCATGAAACTCAGTGGAGCGAAGCTGATTATGAAAAGCACTTTGATGATCACG AGTACGATACCCATCAAGTAGTAACGCTAGATCCTGTGTACACCTCGCATACAGACCTGGACGATATTAGTCAACCAGAGAATGGAGTAGCAGCTGATGCCGAAATTAGTGCCTCCGACAGTGAATCCGAGGCATCGGCTAAGGAAGATCAATCGTCAGAACCAATCACCGAGACACCATACGTAGCTaatgaaaatgaatttttaggAACg gCCGGCGAAGTCGTAACGGAACTGCAAGAAGAACAAAAGTCCTTAATATGgtttttaatgaaacaagTTCGACCTGGTATGGATCTGTCCAAAGTTGTATTGCCAACTTTTATTCTGGAACCACGTTCATTTCTGGAGAAACTGGCTGATTCGTATTACCATGCCGATTTATTATCTCA AGCAGTACTGGAAGATGATGCGTTTACACGTATGAAAGCTGTGGTAAAATGGTACTTATCAGGATTTTATAAGAAACCACAAGGCTTAAAGAAGCCATACAACCCACTTTTGGGCGAAACATTCCGCTGCTATTGGCAACATAGTAATGGTTCAAGAACATTTTACTTAGCCGAACAA TTATCGCACCATCCACCTATCTCAGGATTTTATGTGACAAACCGCCAAGATGGATTTACCATCAGCGCTACAATTATTGCAAAGTCTAAATTTTATG GCAATTCAACCTCCGCAGTTTTGGATGGTGTTGCTGTATTAACAATGTTACCGAGAGGTGAAGATTATACAATGACAATTCCTTATGCGCACTGTAAAGGTATTCTTATGGGAACATTGACAATGGAACTCGGTGGAAAAGTGACCATAATATGCGAGAAGACCGGGTATCATACCGACTTGGAATTTAAACTCAAG cCGTTTCTTGGTGGGGCAGAACTAATGAATCAAGTTGTAGGACGGATACGTCTGGGAAAGGAGACTTTGGCTACTATATCGGGATATTGGGACggtcaaattttaataacggACAAGCGAACAGGA CAAGAAAGTGTATTTTTTAATCCGACACCAGAAGTACGCAAGAAACGATTAAAAAAGTTCACCGTTCCTATGGAATGTCAAGGTCCGTGGGAAAGCGAAAAATTATGGCACACCGTTACGCTAGCCATCAACAGGGATGATCAAGTTGCCGCTACTGAAGCTAAAACTGGACTTGAGGAAGCACAAAGGGAACGCGCTAAAGAGCGGAAAAGAATGGGACAAGAATGGGTACCAAAATACTTCGTTCaa GACATTATAACGGGAAATTGGGTTTATCGGCATGCTGATGTAAGACCATGGGATCCAAGAAACGACGTAGTACAATACGAAGAAAATTACGTAGTGCGCACAAAAACTAGACATAAAACACCTATTATGCGTACTGGTAGTATTGTTTCTTCTGAACCACAATCACAG ACACGTATTTCGATCTgcacaaaattgaaaaatctaGAATTATTACGTTCAAA AAagtaa